From one Anopheles bellator chromosome 1, idAnoBellAS_SP24_06.2, whole genome shotgun sequence genomic stretch:
- the LOC131206301 gene encoding uncharacterized protein LOC131206301, with amino-acid sequence MEVAWRFRVIFVMAFVVIIFGDLLGYGGARKEPKDKALLSGITEVEANGAEMLPSGKDAPGTRPRTTAPSNAIGSLESEFEEDTAGLSTAELLARREKLKHSLREACLPKLLCEMAAKPNYSLNVRERDLLSLMRSTTLSLTMAMSPTKWHFAAHMGQLLRDAGDALVTPIGCSHLWPSCPYSSKKLLKLTNVVQLK; translated from the exons ATGGAGGTGGCGTGGCGTTTCCGGGTCATCTTCGTGATGGCGTTTGTGGTGATCATTTTCGGCGATCTGCTCGGTTACGGTGGTGCGCGGAAGGAACCGAAAGACAAAGCCCTGCTCTCGGGCATCACCGAGGTCGAGGCGAACGGCGCGGAAATGCTGCCGAGTGGAAAGGATGCACCGGGCACAAGGCCACGGACAACGGCGCCCTCGAACG CAATCGGAAGCCTTGAGAGTGAGTTCGAGGAGGACACGGCGGGCCTGTCGACGGCGGAGCTGTTGGCGCGCAGGGAGAAGCTCAAACACTCGCTCCGGGAAGCGTGTCTACCGAAGCTGCTGTGTGAGATGGCGGCCAAGCCGAACTACTCCTTGAACGTCCGGGAGCGGGATCTACTCTCGCTGATGAG GTCTACCACCTTATCGCTGACGATGGCTATGAGTCCGACGAAATGGCATTTCGCCGCTCACATGGGTCAACTGCTACGGGACGCCGGAGACGCACTGGTGACACCGATCGGATGCTCTCACCTGTGGCCGAGCTGTCCGTACAGCTCGAAGAAGCTGCTCAAACTGACCAACGTAGTGCAGCTGAAGTAG
- the LOC131206300 gene encoding 17-beta-hydroxysteroid dehydrogenase 13-like, which produces MESLDNIGQTPYVKATGKKFHRQPSSTLAHWKLLKLCSSVVLDISTFVVLLLPILADALGRLFRKASKKNISGQTALVTGGANGLGRDICLQLAGAGCHIAVVDLDACNGEQTAADIRQLGVNAHFFKADVSSFEAVTVLKAEVLSTLGPVDILVNNAGVLPLMSLREGTPNDLKKVIEINLLSHLWMLRTFVNDMIERKRGHIVAIASVASYLPIERMIAYAASKYGVRGLMGSFASELHSEGVDDVVKTTTVYPCFIKTRHELMDALKRMGIKNRVPIMESATVARAVVGGILYNKTNVYLPKLIGPFVGMYENLPAPVARLAKKCFLRTSIPNVMT; this is translated from the exons ATGGAGAGTTTAGATAACATCGGCCAAACGCCGTACGTGAAAGCGACGGGGAAAAAGTTCCATCGCCAGCCATCGTCAACATTGGCCCACTGGAAGCTGCTGAAGCTGTGCTCCAGCGTTGTTTTGGACATTTCCACGTTCGTAGTGCTACTGCTGCCGATACTGGCCGATGCTCTAGGTCGGTTGTTTCGCAAAGcgtcgaaaaaaaatatttccggCCAAACGGCACTCGTTACGGGCGGAGCGAACGGGCTCGGACGGGACATTTGTCTTCAGCTGGCCGGCGCCGGGTGTCACATCGCTGTGGTGGACTTGGACGCGTGCAACGGCGAGCAGACGGCCGCCGATATCCGTCAGCTGGGCGTGAACGCACACTTCTTTAAG GCCGATGTTTCTTCATTCGAAGCCGTGACTGTCCTGAAGGCCGAAGTACTCTCGACGCTCGGTCCAGTAGATATTCTGGTCAACAATGCGGGCGTACTACCGCTGATGTCCTTGCGAGAAGGAACTCCAAACGACCTGAAGAAAGTgatcgaaatcaatttgctGTCACATCTTTGG ATGCTGCGGACCTTTGTGAACGATATGATCGAACGAAAACGCGGACACATCGTTGCAATCGCGTCGGTGGCCT CGTACCTACCGATCGAGCGCATGATCGCCTACGCTGCCTCGAAGTACGGCGTTCGGGGTCTGATGGGTTCGTTTGCTAGCGAGTTGCACAGCGAAGGGGTCGACGATGTGGTTAAAACCACCACGGTTTACCCTTGCTTCATTAAAACGCGCCACGAGCTGATGGATGCACTGAAACGGATGGG TATCAAAAATCGAGTACCGATCATGGAATCCGCAACCGTGGCCCGAGCCGTCGTCGGGGGAATTTTGTACAACAAAACCAACGTCTACTTGCCGAAGCTGATTGGTCCATTTGTGGGAATGTACGA AAACCTTCCCGCGCCCGTTGCGCGTcttgcaaagaaatgctttctCAGAACCTCGATACCGAACGTGATGACGTGA